The following coding sequences lie in one Pectobacterium sp. A5351 genomic window:
- the terL gene encoding phage terminase large subunit, whose product MAKKLTAKDFAKELEELAATLRRTIEAECVGFDPSAAAIAERRARVFDPVSGYDYFVEHYFPHYVRHADKSELHKYLFTRLPEIVASPKSENDAIAAPRGEAKSTLVTQLFSLWNIVCGFKHYLVIVMDSIDQAYPMLEAIKAELAFNPRLEMDFPDVAGGGRVWQAGTIVTRNDIKVQVAGSGKKLRGLRHGPYRPDLVVLDDIENDEQVRSPEQRDKLDNWLKKTILPLGGAGAKFDVIYIGTILHYDSVLSRTLKNPLWRAARFKAIIQWPVNMSLWEEWEEILRNNDNNGEWMANAFYQNHKLEMDEGAIVSWSARPILALMLIRARDGHSTFDSEYQNDPVSGEDAPFAHCIMFWVNRLNEWIFFGACDPSLGKAGASRDPSALLVGGFNRHTGILDVVEAAIRKRLPDKIISDVIELQRIYGCLVWAIESVQFQEFLRTELVKRSAAAGIPVPARAVTPHSDKLLRIESLQPHMANGLIRLHPSQTTLIDQLRHFPMADHDDGPDTLHMLWALAVSGFGSFSFTPAPRRNSDDRGSRFGSSGGW is encoded by the coding sequence GTGGCTAAAAAGCTCACAGCCAAAGACTTTGCCAAAGAGCTGGAAGAACTGGCGGCAACGCTGCGACGGACGATTGAGGCCGAATGCGTCGGCTTTGATCCGTCTGCGGCAGCAATCGCCGAGCGTCGCGCTCGCGTATTCGACCCCGTGAGTGGCTACGACTATTTTGTTGAGCACTATTTCCCGCACTATGTGCGGCACGCTGACAAAAGTGAGCTGCATAAATACTTGTTTACGCGCCTGCCTGAGATTGTCGCCAGCCCAAAAAGCGAGAATGACGCGATAGCCGCGCCACGCGGCGAAGCTAAATCCACGCTCGTTACCCAGTTGTTTTCACTCTGGAACATTGTGTGCGGCTTCAAGCACTACCTGGTTATCGTGATGGACTCCATCGACCAGGCATACCCAATGCTGGAAGCCATCAAAGCCGAACTGGCGTTTAATCCCCGGCTGGAGATGGACTTTCCCGACGTCGCAGGTGGTGGCCGTGTCTGGCAGGCTGGCACGATTGTCACGCGCAACGACATCAAAGTGCAGGTCGCGGGCAGCGGTAAAAAGCTGCGTGGCCTGCGTCATGGCCCGTACCGCCCTGACTTGGTCGTGCTGGACGATATCGAGAACGACGAGCAGGTGCGCAGCCCGGAGCAACGCGACAAGCTGGATAACTGGCTGAAAAAGACCATTCTTCCGCTTGGTGGCGCGGGTGCGAAGTTCGACGTTATCTATATCGGCACCATCCTGCATTACGATTCCGTATTGTCCCGCACCCTGAAAAACCCGCTGTGGAGGGCGGCACGCTTTAAAGCCATTATCCAATGGCCGGTCAATATGTCGCTGTGGGAGGAATGGGAGGAAATCCTCCGCAACAACGACAATAACGGCGAATGGATGGCGAACGCGTTCTACCAGAACCATAAACTCGAAATGGACGAGGGCGCGATTGTCTCATGGTCAGCTCGTCCGATTCTGGCGTTGATGTTGATCCGCGCCCGTGACGGCCACAGTACCTTTGATTCTGAGTACCAGAATGACCCTGTGAGCGGTGAAGATGCGCCATTCGCTCACTGCATCATGTTCTGGGTAAACCGTCTGAATGAGTGGATCTTCTTCGGTGCCTGCGACCCCTCCCTCGGTAAAGCCGGTGCCAGTCGAGACCCCTCTGCATTGCTTGTTGGTGGGTTTAACCGTCATACCGGCATTCTTGATGTGGTCGAAGCGGCTATCCGTAAGCGCCTGCCCGATAAAATCATTTCTGATGTGATTGAGTTACAGCGCATTTACGGCTGCCTGGTCTGGGCGATTGAGTCCGTCCAGTTCCAGGAATTCTTACGCACTGAACTTGTAAAACGCAGTGCGGCAGCGGGTATCCCTGTGCCTGCACGCGCGGTCACTCCGCACAGTGACAAGCTGCTGCGCATTGAGTCACTGCAGCCACACATGGCAAACGGCCTGATACGGTTGCATCCCAGCCAGACAACGCTTATTGACCAGTTGCGACACTTCCCGATGGCCGACCATGACGACGGCCCGGATACCTTACACATGCTGTGGGCGCTGGCTGTGTCTGGATTTGGCTCGTTTTCTTTTACTCCCGCTCCCCGTCGTAATTCTGATGACCGGGGCAGTAGATTTGGCTCTTCAGGAGGCTGGTAG
- a CDS encoding Mor transcription activator family protein: MELERVAGLLPEVVLQIAELIGFPATARLLDKFGGTTFPIGKGLRALGAHRAELLRETVGVDNAALLVKKFGGEVLYLPRCDRALRELRNQRFLSEFAALRSSGTSGNMAMMQLCPVYGFSDRFAWELVRESKNAVTHSQQSLF, from the coding sequence ATGGAACTGGAGCGTGTCGCAGGGCTGCTGCCCGAAGTCGTTTTGCAAATCGCTGAACTTATCGGTTTTCCTGCGACCGCTCGCCTGCTGGATAAATTCGGCGGTACGACGTTCCCGATTGGTAAGGGGCTGAGAGCGCTGGGGGCGCATCGCGCCGAGCTACTGCGCGAAACGGTCGGTGTTGATAATGCCGCGCTGCTGGTTAAGAAGTTCGGTGGCGAAGTTCTGTATCTTCCGCGCTGCGACCGCGCATTACGTGAGTTGCGTAACCAGCGCTTTCTCTCAGAATTCGCAGCGCTGCGCTCTTCCGGTACATCGGGTAACATGGCAATGATGCAGCTTTGCCCTGTATACGGGTTCTCTGACCGGTTCGCGTGGGAGCTGGTTCGCGAGAGCAAAAACGCAGTAACGCATTCACAGCAAAGTCTTTTCTAA
- a CDS encoding Mu-like prophage major head subunit gpT family protein, translating into MLVNVKNVRAVFVNLKTTFQKAFTQTPSDWTKIAMVVPSTGKENDYSWLSRFPKMREWVGDKVVRALAAFNYTIRNKDWEATIEVNRNDLEDDQVMGLAIQAQSAGQSAAELPADIVFALVSDGFKNLCYDGQPFFDTDHPVKGRSVSNKGTKKLSVASLAAAKGSYGEARKTLRSLKDEEGASLKIMPNLLVVPPALEDDANYLMTADRFPDNTPNPYKGTAEVLVAPELKTDTEWFLFDTTKPVKPLIYQERKKPEFVEQTDYNNDNVFMRKQFLFGAEARANGGYAFWQMAYGSTGEVA; encoded by the coding sequence GTGTTAGTGAATGTAAAAAACGTCAGAGCGGTTTTCGTTAATCTGAAAACCACCTTCCAGAAGGCGTTTACCCAAACGCCTTCTGACTGGACAAAAATCGCAATGGTCGTGCCATCTACCGGCAAAGAAAACGACTATTCCTGGCTGTCGCGCTTTCCCAAAATGCGCGAATGGGTGGGCGACAAAGTAGTAAGGGCGCTGGCCGCGTTTAACTACACCATCCGTAACAAGGACTGGGAAGCAACTATCGAAGTAAATCGCAACGATCTGGAAGACGATCAGGTGATGGGGCTGGCCATTCAGGCGCAGTCCGCAGGCCAGTCTGCGGCGGAGTTGCCCGCTGATATCGTCTTTGCCCTGGTCAGCGACGGATTTAAAAACCTCTGCTACGACGGCCAGCCGTTCTTTGATACCGATCACCCCGTAAAAGGGCGTTCAGTATCGAATAAAGGCACGAAAAAGCTCTCGGTTGCCAGTCTGGCGGCGGCAAAAGGCAGTTACGGCGAGGCACGTAAAACCTTGCGTAGCCTGAAGGACGAGGAAGGTGCATCCCTCAAAATCATGCCTAATCTGCTGGTTGTACCCCCTGCGCTGGAAGATGACGCTAACTATCTGATGACAGCCGACCGCTTCCCGGACAACACGCCGAATCCCTACAAAGGCACGGCGGAGGTGCTGGTCGCGCCAGAGTTGAAAACGGATACCGAGTGGTTCCTGTTCGACACCACGAAGCCGGTTAAGCCGCTGATTTATCAGGAGCGTAAAAAACCGGAGTTCGTCGAACAGACGGACTACAACAACGACAACGTCTTTATGCGGAAGCAGTTCCTGTTCGGTGCAGAAGCCCGTGCGAATGGCGGTTACGCATTCTGGCAGATGGCCTACGGCTCAACCGGGGAGGTTGCATAA
- a CDS encoding phage head morphogenesis protein, producing MPTPNPGDVNLAYAIGLKPEEAIRYFESKGYAIGFNWHDVEARAHATAFTVAGVLKQDVLADIRGGLDAALKNGETLEQFRRRLTPVLEQKGWLGTGLKADEDGVLEGKKLTPRRLKTIFETNMQAAYNAGRYEEQLANAEFRPYLQRVGIMDTHIRPSHAALHGYTARIDDPVWQFMYPPDGYHCRCRVRALSQADVDKRSVTVQHSEIVDVEQAWGPNDSRLVKAIKWDGALYTPDAGFGHNPGQGYLAALGQRLLERSAVADPQLAALAVRQTMGNETLLKAVSTDVNAFVNNTLLNKRARGQLRHVGALPPQVVDRLAEKGVAVESSVITLTDENLLHAIRDSKDAQLPESLWQRLPEFILNPKAILYNTQKADAALTYVLDLPDTSGKLVVFIDRELKARPPEGGKKEKIKTNLIRTGKILANDESLRNKGINEVLWGSLD from the coding sequence ATGCCGACACCTAACCCCGGCGACGTCAATTTGGCATATGCCATTGGTCTGAAACCCGAAGAAGCTATCCGCTATTTTGAGTCAAAAGGCTATGCGATTGGCTTTAATTGGCATGACGTTGAAGCCCGCGCACATGCCACAGCGTTCACCGTTGCCGGTGTTCTCAAGCAAGACGTGCTAGCCGATATCCGGGGCGGATTGGATGCGGCGCTGAAGAACGGCGAAACGCTGGAACAGTTCCGGCGTCGATTAACGCCCGTTCTTGAGCAAAAAGGCTGGCTGGGTACGGGTCTGAAAGCCGACGAAGATGGTGTACTTGAAGGGAAAAAGCTCACCCCGCGCCGCCTGAAAACCATTTTTGAAACCAATATGCAGGCAGCGTATAACGCGGGTCGCTACGAAGAGCAGCTCGCTAACGCGGAGTTTCGCCCCTACTTACAGCGAGTGGGGATAATGGACACCCACATCCGCCCAAGCCATGCCGCATTACATGGCTACACGGCACGGATTGATGATCCGGTGTGGCAATTTATGTATCCGCCGGACGGTTATCACTGCCGCTGCCGCGTTCGCGCATTATCTCAGGCCGACGTGGATAAACGTAGTGTGACTGTCCAGCACAGCGAGATTGTCGACGTTGAGCAAGCCTGGGGGCCGAATGATTCGCGCCTGGTCAAGGCGATTAAATGGGATGGTGCGCTGTATACGCCTGACGCCGGTTTCGGCCACAATCCCGGTCAGGGATATCTTGCCGCGCTCGGTCAGCGACTGCTGGAGCGTTCCGCTGTTGCTGACCCACAGCTTGCGGCACTGGCCGTTCGTCAAACAATGGGTAATGAAACGCTGTTAAAGGCCGTTTCAACGGACGTTAACGCGTTCGTTAATAACACACTGCTGAACAAGCGGGCACGCGGCCAGCTCCGCCACGTCGGGGCATTACCGCCGCAAGTGGTTGATCGCCTGGCCGAGAAAGGCGTCGCGGTGGAATCATCCGTTATCACGCTGACCGATGAGAACCTGTTGCACGCCATCCGGGACAGCAAGGACGCGCAGCTTCCAGAGTCGCTGTGGCAGCGCCTACCAGAGTTCATACTCAATCCTAAAGCCATTCTCTATAACACGCAGAAAGCCGACGCGGCATTGACCTACGTTTTAGATTTACCGGACACCTCCGGCAAGCTGGTCGTGTTTATCGATCGGGAGCTAAAAGCCCGGCCACCAGAGGGTGGAAAGAAAGAGAAGATAAAAACCAATCTGATACGGACGGGTAAAATCCTGGCGAATGATGAGTCGCTGAGAAACAAAGGGATTAACGAAGTATTGTGGGGGAGTCTTGATTAA
- a CDS encoding phage virion morphogenesis protein produces the protein MYEIKYDITDFERGLGELISRIEHRQPLMREMAAAMHDAVEENFAQQGRPAWAGWSPRYAKKRAGGKILQKSGRLAASISEYSDNDSATVGTNVVYARIHQEGGTINIPARSQRAYYKKNADGRIGNRFVKKSESDSSRWNTMGEYKITMPARPFLHLTESDVEGMESTARDYLQRVLGS, from the coding sequence ATGTACGAAATAAAATATGACATTACCGATTTTGAGCGCGGACTGGGTGAGCTGATTAGCCGCATAGAACACCGTCAGCCGTTGATGCGCGAGATGGCCGCAGCGATGCATGATGCTGTCGAAGAAAATTTCGCACAGCAGGGTCGCCCCGCATGGGCAGGCTGGAGTCCGCGCTATGCCAAAAAGCGCGCGGGCGGAAAAATACTGCAAAAATCCGGGCGACTGGCGGCGAGTATCAGCGAGTACAGCGACAACGATAGCGCGACTGTCGGGACTAACGTTGTCTATGCGCGTATCCACCAGGAAGGCGGGACGATCAACATCCCCGCACGTAGCCAGCGGGCTTACTACAAAAAGAATGCGGATGGCCGCATTGGTAATCGGTTCGTGAAAAAATCCGAGTCAGATTCTTCTCGATGGAACACGATGGGCGAGTATAAAATCACCATGCCCGCCCGCCCGTTCCTGCATCTTACGGAATCGGATGTGGAGGGAATGGAGAGTACAGCACGGGACTATTTACAGCGTGTACTGGGTTCATAA
- a CDS encoding DUF1804 family protein: MAHPQEVRDKLRRAYIFGQMSLEIASAQSGVAFATARRWKKDAQDAGDDWDKLRAAHVIAGGGLEDIGRAVLTGLVTQYQTTLEMLNGAADIPPRERVELLASLADAFNKATSASKKILPETSELSVALEVIQLLSTFIRERHSKHLDAFVSILDGFGEEIGKRYG; encoded by the coding sequence ATGGCGCATCCGCAGGAGGTACGCGACAAGCTGCGCCGCGCCTACATTTTCGGGCAGATGTCGCTTGAGATTGCGTCTGCGCAATCTGGTGTTGCGTTTGCGACCGCACGGCGCTGGAAGAAAGACGCGCAGGACGCGGGCGACGACTGGGACAAGCTACGCGCCGCGCATGTGATTGCGGGTGGCGGTCTTGAAGATATCGGACGCGCTGTGCTCACAGGTTTGGTGACACAGTACCAAACCACGCTTGAAATGTTGAACGGCGCAGCGGACATCCCGCCGCGTGAGCGTGTCGAGCTGCTTGCAAGCCTGGCGGATGCGTTTAACAAGGCGACATCTGCCAGCAAGAAAATCCTGCCGGAAACCAGTGAGCTATCGGTGGCGTTGGAGGTGATCCAACTGCTTTCGACCTTCATCCGGGAGCGGCACTCAAAACACCTGGACGCGTTCGTCAGCATTCTTGATGGATTTGGCGAAGAAATAGGGAAACGTTATGGCTAA
- a CDS encoding DUF935 domain-containing protein, producing the protein MAQIVDQFGRPLNRDVLKSPQTARVAQIARHFPEHPSRGLTIRRLPRILEAAERGDLAAQADLFEDMVEKDGHIFSEMAKRKNALLGLDWSIEPPRNATAEEKSLAAMVAEWMDDIPDFEDIVLNAAEAIGHGFSAQEIEWEFEENIWLPAKATLRPHRWFCTNPEIDDIVRLSDGSMNGSELWPFGWLVHTHNAKSGYVAQSGLYRVLVWPYLFKNYSVRDFAEFLEIYGLPARVGTYMEGSSDEQKDALLHALVTLGHNAAGIIPMGSEIKFEAAAEGQSDPFMAMIDWCERTVSKAVLGGTLTSQADGKTATNALGNVHNDVRNDILVADAKQLHGFFSHMIQMLLSINGYQVSRRRLPKFVFDTSELEDIGTFSTGVSTLVQAGMKTIPVSWVHKKVGIPVPQNNEPVLEAAPRPSLTGLSTSPYRGFAALSTVPGEISDPAQSALDSARSTPEAINDAMQALIAPLVTALQQGQTPDDALDIIAGSYPLLDDSQLQQLLKQALFVADVWGRLNADT; encoded by the coding sequence ATGGCTCAGATTGTTGATCAATTCGGTCGTCCGTTGAACCGCGATGTACTGAAATCCCCGCAGACGGCGCGGGTTGCGCAGATAGCGCGGCATTTCCCAGAGCATCCTTCGCGCGGTCTAACCATTCGCCGCCTGCCGCGTATCCTCGAAGCCGCCGAGCGTGGCGATTTAGCCGCACAGGCTGACCTGTTTGAAGACATGGTCGAGAAAGACGGTCACATCTTTTCGGAAATGGCAAAGCGCAAGAATGCCCTGCTGGGGCTGGACTGGAGTATTGAACCGCCGCGCAATGCGACAGCCGAAGAGAAAAGCCTCGCGGCGATGGTTGCCGAATGGATGGATGATATTCCCGATTTTGAAGACATTGTTCTCAATGCTGCGGAAGCCATCGGACACGGATTTTCAGCGCAAGAAATTGAATGGGAATTTGAAGAGAACATCTGGTTACCCGCTAAAGCCACACTGCGCCCGCATCGCTGGTTCTGCACGAACCCGGAGATTGACGACATCGTGCGCCTGTCTGACGGCAGCATGAATGGCTCGGAGCTATGGCCGTTCGGCTGGCTGGTTCACACTCATAACGCAAAATCGGGCTATGTTGCCCAGTCCGGGTTGTACCGCGTGCTGGTCTGGCCGTATCTGTTTAAAAATTACAGTGTGCGTGATTTTGCTGAATTCCTGGAGATTTACGGTTTACCGGCGCGAGTCGGGACATATATGGAAGGGTCGTCTGACGAGCAAAAAGATGCATTGCTGCACGCTCTGGTGACGCTCGGCCATAACGCCGCCGGCATTATCCCGATGGGCAGTGAAATCAAATTTGAAGCCGCTGCCGAAGGACAATCCGATCCGTTTATGGCGATGATCGACTGGTGCGAAAGGACGGTATCAAAAGCCGTGCTTGGCGGAACGCTGACGAGTCAAGCGGACGGCAAAACCGCAACGAACGCGCTCGGTAATGTTCATAACGACGTGCGTAACGATATCCTGGTCGCTGATGCGAAGCAGCTACACGGTTTTTTCTCGCACATGATCCAGATGCTGCTGTCGATTAACGGCTATCAGGTAAGCCGCCGCCGGTTGCCGAAGTTCGTTTTTGATACCAGCGAGTTGGAAGATATCGGCACGTTTTCTACCGGCGTGTCTACGTTGGTTCAGGCGGGGATGAAAACTATCCCAGTTTCGTGGGTACACAAAAAAGTCGGTATTCCCGTCCCGCAGAATAACGAGCCGGTGCTTGAAGCTGCCCCGCGCCCGTCGCTTACGGGACTATCGACTTCACCCTATCGCGGATTTGCGGCGTTAAGCACGGTGCCTGGCGAAATCAGCGACCCGGCGCAATCGGCACTCGATAGCGCCCGCTCAACGCCGGAAGCGATTAACGACGCGATGCAGGCGCTGATTGCGCCACTGGTCACGGCGTTACAGCAAGGCCAGACGCCGGACGATGCGCTCGATATCATCGCGGGCAGCTATCCCTTGCTTGATGACTCACAGCTCCAGCAACTGCTGAAACAGGCGCTGTTTGTCGCGGATGTGTGGGGGCGACTGAATGCCGACACCTAA
- a CDS encoding phage protease, protein MKKKLLVAALAAEINKASLGVIQLFPAGEFRARDGRPTECPAWIMTAEVAQALIAAADAQQTPYVIDYEHQTLRAAKNGKPAPASGWFKTLEWRDGDGLFAVDVMWTDSAAAMIADGSYRFISPVFSYDKSGRVLQLLHAALTNTPAVDGMDEVMLAAASLLAVTSSTQEDTMDELLERLRWMLNLPIAATAEDITAELNKLIDQLTAATAGTAAASFNTLSANPFNLIEKLTADAASVAALTAQVATPDPAKWVSVDVMQQSVTEALATANNNTAALAQQQCAELITVALSDGRLLPAQKTWAESLAKSSPDSLKTFLGNAPKIAALTTTQTGGQPPAGVKPRNETAIGNDDDVVDVAICNMMGVDPAEVAKFVKGEGNE, encoded by the coding sequence ATGAAAAAGAAATTGCTCGTCGCTGCGCTGGCCGCAGAAATCAATAAAGCCTCCCTCGGCGTCATCCAGTTGTTTCCTGCTGGTGAGTTCCGGGCGCGTGATGGCCGTCCCACCGAATGTCCTGCCTGGATTATGACGGCCGAGGTCGCGCAGGCATTGATTGCCGCCGCTGATGCGCAACAAACCCCTTACGTCATCGACTACGAACACCAGACCTTGCGTGCCGCCAAGAACGGCAAGCCTGCACCGGCTTCCGGCTGGTTCAAAACGCTGGAATGGCGCGACGGTGACGGCCTGTTTGCTGTCGATGTGATGTGGACAGACAGCGCCGCCGCGATGATTGCCGACGGCTCCTATCGATTTATTTCCCCGGTTTTTTCTTACGACAAATCAGGTCGCGTCTTGCAGCTCCTGCACGCGGCGCTCACGAACACCCCCGCTGTTGACGGTATGGACGAGGTCATGCTCGCTGCGGCTTCGCTTCTCGCCGTCACATCATCAACCCAAGAGGACACTATGGACGAACTACTAGAACGTCTGCGCTGGATGCTGAATCTACCGATTGCAGCCACCGCAGAAGACATCACCGCCGAGCTAAACAAGCTCATTGATCAACTGACGGCTGCGACCGCAGGAACGGCGGCAGCATCATTTAATACGCTGTCAGCTAATCCATTCAATCTGATTGAAAAACTGACAGCAGATGCCGCAAGTGTTGCGGCACTGACCGCGCAGGTCGCTACTCCCGACCCGGCTAAGTGGGTTTCCGTCGATGTGATGCAGCAATCCGTCACTGAAGCGCTGGCAACCGCGAATAACAACACGGCCGCACTGGCGCAGCAGCAATGCGCGGAGTTGATCACCGTCGCGCTGTCTGATGGCCGCCTGTTACCGGCACAAAAAACGTGGGCTGAATCCCTGGCGAAATCCTCCCCGGACAGCCTGAAAACGTTCCTGGGCAACGCGCCAAAAATCGCGGCGCTAACCACCACGCAAACCGGGGGTCAACCGCCCGCAGGCGTAAAACCCAGAAACGAAACCGCAATCGGCAATGACGACGATGTCGTAGACGTCGCTATCTGCAACATGATGGGCGTTGATCCGGCTGAAGTCGCCAAGTTTGTAAAAGGAGAAGGCAATGAGTGA
- a CDS encoding DUF3164 family protein, translating into MSIKNKQFTEEKAPEGYWVDAKGVLTPEHLIKPIDIARDGLVEEIVTRALAVNKAIADFKATGFTDIAAFVALSGDEYGVNLGGKKGNVTLPSYDGRYKIQRAMQDRIAFDERLQAAKALIDECLADWVEGARPEIHAIISRAFQTEKEGEVNTGAVLALRRHNIEDPRWQKAMDAISEAVQVVGSRSYIRVYRRVGDSDQYQSISLDIAGV; encoded by the coding sequence ATGTCCATTAAAAACAAGCAGTTTACCGAAGAGAAAGCCCCGGAGGGGTACTGGGTTGATGCAAAAGGTGTATTAACACCGGAACATCTGATTAAGCCGATTGATATTGCGCGTGACGGGCTGGTCGAGGAAATCGTTACTCGCGCATTGGCCGTCAATAAAGCTATCGCTGATTTTAAAGCGACTGGCTTCACAGATATTGCTGCGTTCGTGGCGCTATCTGGGGACGAATACGGCGTTAACCTGGGCGGGAAAAAAGGCAACGTAACACTACCTAGTTACGACGGCCGTTACAAAATCCAGCGGGCTATGCAAGACCGCATCGCGTTTGATGAACGCCTGCAAGCCGCTAAAGCGTTGATTGATGAGTGTCTGGCGGATTGGGTTGAAGGGGCGCGACCAGAGATTCACGCGATTATTAGCCGTGCGTTTCAGACGGAAAAAGAAGGTGAAGTCAATACGGGTGCGGTGTTGGCATTACGTCGCCATAACATTGAAGACCCGCGCTGGCAAAAGGCGATGGATGCGATTAGCGAGGCGGTTCAGGTTGTTGGTAGCCGTTCTTATATTCGTGTCTACAGGCGTGTCGGCGATTCTGACCAGTACCAGTCTATTTCGCTCGATATTGCGGGGGTGTGA
- a CDS encoding transglycosylase SLT domain-containing protein, producing MDWPQITWIVIASLGLGVELSKHGQSRTGTRNAWVQLFATLFAAWLLWSGGFFGHAYAAQPPAAAQQYRSDVIRNARLDWGINAPIADFAAQLHQESGWNPRAVSPVGAQGLAQFMPATAEWFSRIMPELQANQPFNPAWAIRALTGYDRWLWERVSARNDCERMAMTLSSYNGGLGWVQRDQRLATQRGLDHLRWFEHVETVNAGRSAANWRENRHYPTRILHQLAPHYLTWGGRSCAETR from the coding sequence ATGGACTGGCCGCAAATTACCTGGATTGTGATTGCCTCGCTGGGACTGGGCGTTGAGCTATCGAAGCATGGACAGTCGCGTACAGGCACGCGTAATGCCTGGGTGCAGTTGTTCGCCACGTTGTTCGCTGCATGGCTGCTTTGGTCTGGCGGTTTTTTCGGCCACGCTTACGCCGCACAGCCTCCCGCTGCCGCTCAACAGTACCGTAGCGATGTGATCCGCAACGCCAGGCTAGATTGGGGTATCAATGCCCCCATTGCAGACTTTGCCGCGCAGTTGCACCAGGAAAGCGGCTGGAACCCTCGCGCCGTGTCGCCAGTTGGTGCGCAGGGGCTGGCGCAGTTCATGCCAGCCACCGCCGAGTGGTTTAGCCGCATCATGCCTGAGTTACAGGCTAATCAACCGTTTAATCCCGCCTGGGCTATTCGTGCGCTGACGGGCTATGACCGCTGGCTATGGGAGCGCGTTAGCGCCCGCAACGACTGTGAACGCATGGCAATGACCCTGTCGTCATACAACGGCGGATTGGGCTGGGTACAGCGCGATCAGCGTCTGGCAACGCAGCGCGGGTTAGATCACCTGCGCTGGTTTGAGCACGTCGAAACCGTCAATGCGGGTCGCAGTGCCGCCAACTGGCGCGAGAACCGACACTATCCTACCCGCATTTTGCATCAACTTGCCCCGCACTATCTGACATGGGGAGGCCGTAGCTGTGCTGAAACTCGTTAG
- a CDS encoding putative holin, which translates to MNIFNNKNFRIVRVKRLLGWQLTAVLLLVLIGLVSPQQLPVVIYKISLITLAAVLGYWLDRSLFPKAGLAQYLEHKPDLMKTGIYPVKSGCERVFAAALIRRAIIVAAVCLAVAMGL; encoded by the coding sequence ATGAACATTTTCAACAACAAAAACTTTCGTATCGTACGCGTTAAACGCTTGCTGGGCTGGCAGTTGACCGCCGTTCTGTTACTGGTGCTCATCGGCCTGGTATCACCGCAGCAACTTCCCGTTGTCATCTATAAAATCTCACTCATCACGTTAGCTGCCGTACTCGGTTACTGGCTTGATCGTTCGTTGTTCCCCAAAGCGGGACTGGCGCAATATCTTGAACACAAGCCTGACCTGATGAAAACCGGTATCTATCCCGTTAAATCAGGTTGTGAGCGGGTCTTTGCCGCCGCACTGATACGCCGCGCAATTATCGTGGCTGCTGTCTGCCTGGCCGTGGCGATGGGGCTGTAA
- a CDS encoding gp16 family protein: MNTQQRRMIGAIKAGQSALGWDDVTYRSVLARLTGKSSSTLCTITELEKVKEYMHQQGWPRKAKNHGRKPSVPASKKTVLSKVEALLADASRPWQYAETMAQNMFGVRYVDWLDIQQLTKLMQALIIDAKRRKKAEE; the protein is encoded by the coding sequence ATGAACACTCAGCAGCGCCGCATGATTGGCGCGATAAAAGCCGGTCAATCCGCGCTCGGCTGGGACGATGTGACATACCGCAGCGTACTGGCTCGGCTAACAGGAAAGTCCTCATCGACCCTTTGCACCATCACAGAACTGGAGAAAGTAAAGGAGTACATGCATCAGCAAGGCTGGCCGCGCAAAGCGAAAAACCACGGCCGCAAACCCAGCGTACCTGCCAGCAAGAAAACGGTACTGAGCAAGGTTGAAGCGCTGTTAGCGGATGCTTCACGCCCGTGGCAGTATGCGGAGACTATGGCGCAGAACATGTTTGGTGTACGATATGTTGACTGGCTGGATATACAGCAATTAACCAAACTCATGCAAGCGTTGATCATCGACGCTAAACGTCGCAAAAAAGCCGAGGAATAA